In Peromyscus maniculatus bairdii isolate BWxNUB_F1_BW_parent chromosome 21, HU_Pman_BW_mat_3.1, whole genome shotgun sequence, one DNA window encodes the following:
- the LOC143269878 gene encoding KH homology domain-containing protein 1-like, translating into MDGFNENAWWTLPENFDAPLVTFIDEAQDQQIFGHEDLHLRSIELHSNTLIQLERWFTASGQTRITVVGPPRAKRWLMDMIWSVGSQEAYHQARGEEMLERVQNQPLTNADFDASLRVQSHSWGLSPPDRMKGTT; encoded by the exons ATGGATGGTTTCAACGAGAATGCCTGGTGGACATTGCCTGAAAACTTTGATGCCCCACTTGTAACATTCATAGATGAAGCCCAGGATCAGCAAATATTTG GCCATGAAGACTTACACCTCAGAAGCATCGAGCTACACAGCAACACCCTCATTCAACTGGAGAGGTGGTTTACAGCTTCAGGCCAGACTCGAATCACTGTGGTTGGACCACCCAGAGCAAAGCGGTGGTTGATGGATATGATTTGGAGTGTGGGGAGCCAGGAAGCTTACCACCAGGCCCGAG GTGAAGAGATGTTGGAGAGAGTTCAGAACCAGCCCCTGACCAACGCCGACTTCGATGCCTCTCTCAGGGTGCAGTCACATTCCTGGGGCCTTTCTCCACCTGACCGGATGAAAGGGACCACCTAA